From the Natronoarchaeum philippinense genome, the window GCCTCGTTGCCCTCGATCGACCACGAGACGCGGGCCGTCTCGTATCTCCCGCTGGCTCACGTCTACGAGCGCACCGTCGGCCACTATCTCATGTTCGCCGTCGGCGCCTCGGTGGGCTACGCCGAGAGCCCCGATACCCTGCAGGACGACTTTCAAGCCATCAAGCCGACGGCGGCGACCAGCGTCCCGCGGGTGTACGAGAAGATGTACGACGCGATCCGCGAGCAGGCCCAAGAGTCCGATCTGAAGGCTCGGATCTTCGAGTGGGCCACCGATGTCAGCAAAGAGTACCAGCGCGAGGAGCGCCCCGGGCTCGGGCTCAAAGTCAAGATGAAAGTCGCTGACGCGCTGGTGTTTTCTGACGTTCGGGACGCGCTCGGCGGCGAACTGGAAATTCTCAACAGCGGCGGCGGGACGCTCTCGCCGGACCTCTGTCGACTGTATCACGGGATGGGGCTGCCGATCCACGAGGGGTACGGCCTGACCGAGACGGCGCCGGTCGTCTCGACGAACCCGCCCGAGGACGTCAAGGTCGGTACGATCGGCCCGCCGCTGCCCGACGTCGAGGTGAAGATCGACACCTCGGTCGTCCCCGAAGGCGAGTTCACCGACCAGATCGGGGAGGTCGGCGAGTTGCTCGTCCGCGGCCCGAACGTCACCTCTGGGTACTGGAACAAGCCCGAAAAGACCGAGGCCGCCTTCACAGAGATCGACGGCAAGCGGTGGTTCCGGACCGGCGACATCGTCCAGCAGCGCCCCGACGACTACCTCGTGTTCCGCGAGCGGGCCAAACAGCTACTGGTGCTGTCGACGGGCAAGAACGTCGCGCCGGCGCCGATCGAAGACGCCTTCGCCTCCAGCGAGGTCGTCGAGCAGTGTCTGGTCGTCGGCGACGGCCGCAAGTTCGTCGGCGCCCTGCTCGTTCCGAACATCGAAGGCTTGCGCAAGTGGGCTGACCGCGAAGGGGTCGACCTCCCGGCCGCCGACGCGCTGGCTGACGACGAGCGCGTCCGAGAACGCATCCAGCAGGAGGTCGACGAAGTCAACGAGAACTTCGAGCCCCACGAACGGATCAAGAAGTTCCGGCTGGTCGGTCAGGAGTTCACCGAGGACAACGACCTGATGACGCCGACGATGAAGAAGAAACGGCGCAACATCTTGGCGCGGTTCGACGAGCAGGTCGCGGACATCTACGACGCCGACGAGCCCTCCGACACCGAACCGGCGCCAGCCGAGTGATCGTCGCTCCACCGCGAGACGATCGATTGGCTATCGATTCCTGAACTATTCCCTAGATTGCCCCTGTACCGAGAGGCCGATCCGGCTTTCGTTCTGGAGCCGGTGTCCGGATGGGAAACCGGTTTGTAAGTAGCAACCCAAGGCCCGCTGTGGGTCGTTTCAACAATTACACCCGTCGGACGCCGCTGGCCAGCGGCGAGGTGCGATGAACGTCGCGCTCGGCCTCCAGTCGCTGGCGCCGCTCCAGCAATCCGGCGGCCACTCGAACATTGTCATTATCATCGCGGCGATCATCGCCGTCGGCATCGGTGCGCAGGTGATCGCCGACCGGTTCCGCGTGCCCAGCGTGCTGTTTTTGATACTCGCGGGGATCATCATGGGGCCGGAAGGGCTCGACCTCATCCACTTTGCGCCCGAAACGCTTTCGGCGATCGTTGGCATCAGCGTCGCCATTATCGTGTTCGAGGGGGCCTTTCACCTCAAGCTCGATAAGATCCGGACGGCGCCGTCGGCCGCGGTCAACCTCGTGACGATCGGCGCCCTGATCGCGTTTCTGGGTACCAGCGCCGCCGTTCACTTCCTGCTGCCTGCCGCGTGGGACATCTCGCTCCTGATCGGCGCTCTGCTGGTTGCCACCGGGCCGACCGTCATCACGCCGATCCTCGAAGTCGTTCCCGTACGTGACCGCGTTGCCGCGGCGCTCGAAGTCGAGGGGATCGTCAACGACGTCACGGCGGCGATCCTCGCGATCGTCGTGTTCAAGGGCGTCACCGCCGAGCGCCTCGAAGACGTCCAGTTCGTCTCGCTGTTTTTCGAGCGGCTGGGCGCCGGCCTGATCGTCGGCGGCGTCGTCGCGCTCGTGCTGTGGTATCTCTTCGAGCACGTCGATCTCTCCCGGGGGAGCGCTCCCCAGCACGCCCGCCTGCTGACGCTGGCCGGCGCCATCGTCGCATTCGCAGGCGCTAACACCATCGCCAAGGAAGCCGGCGTCGCCGCGGCGGCGACCGCCGGCATCCTGCTCGGCAACGCCGACGTTCCCTACGAGGAACAGATCGAGGAGTTCAAAGGCGATATGACGCTGATCGTCCTGTCGTTCGTCTTCATCGCGCTGGCCGCCCAGATCGAGTTCAGCACGCTCGCAGTCGTCGGCTGGCGCGGCCTGTTGGTCGCCGTGCTCGTCGGGGTCGTCATCCGGCCGCTGCTGGCGTGGATCTCGACCTCCGGTGAGCGCTTCACCCGGAACGAACGGCTCTTTATCGGACTCGTCGGCCCGCGCGGGATCATTCCCGCGTCGGTCGCAACGCTGTTCGCGCTCGAACTGCAGACGCTGGCGGCCGAGACCAACACCCCGGAGCTCGCCGCCGAAGCCGACCTGCTGCTCGGAACCGTCTTCCTGACCATCCTACTGACGGTCGTCTTCCAAGGCGGCCTCGCCAGACAGATCGCAGAAAAACTAGACGTACTACCAATGCGCGTACTCATCGTCGGAGGCGGTCGCGTGGGGCTTGCCCTCGCCGAACGCCTCGAAGACCGCGGAGAAAACGTCGTCATCGTCGACGACCGGAAGGATAGCATCGAAACCGCCCGCGAGCGCGGCTTCACCGTCCACCAAGGTGACGGCACCGACTCGGAGGTACTCGAACAGTCCGGCGCCGACCACGCCAAGACCGTCATCGCCGCGACCGGCAACGACGACGCCAACCTGTTGGTCGCCCAACTTGCAAGCTCGAAGTTCGATGTCGAACGCGTGCTCGCGCGCGTCAACGAGCCGAGCAACGTCGACGCATTCGAAGACCTCGGCGTCGAGACGGTCTCCTCGTCGCTGGCGACCGCGTGGGCGATCGACAACATGATCGAGCGCCCCGCGCTGTCGGACTGGATGACCAAGATCGGCCGCAGCGGCGACGTACAGGAGATCGAAGTCACCGCCGAGGATCTGACCGGCCGAACCATCGACGACCTCGACGACGAGATTCCAAACGGCGCCATCATCGCACTGGTCAGCCGTAACGGCGACAACCGCATTCCCGAACCCGACTTCACGCTGGAGTACGGCGATCACATCACCTTCATCGGGCGGACCGAAGCCGTCCACAACGCGATCGACCGCTGGCATCCCCACGACTGACCGATCCCGATTTCGTCTCGCGCTGGCGTCCGAATGCTTAGCAGGCGGGCTACCGTACTGCTCGCCATGCCGACCCACGATCTCTCGCAGCCCCTCGACGCAGCGGGGTCTGTCTACCCCGGCGACCCGGATGTGTCGGTGACTCCACACGCCACGCACGAGGCCG encodes:
- a CDS encoding AMP-dependent synthetase/ligase gives rise to the protein MSWRDAEREYDDEITELQTLPKTFEAAARRHGGQSAQQYKGGIYDRSLAGVAVDPAPDGEYASITYDEMREIVRYLAAGFRDLGVEPGTRVGIFADTRMEWAQSDFALLAAGGVVTTIYEGSSPDQVEYLLDDPGATGVVVESEDHLDRVLAVADDVGIDFVVAMDDLDGAAGERANVYTLADIYERGAELFDPDEYESWLDARDLDDLATLIYTSGTTGQPKGVELTHRNLRANVSQIYRRVAPRPDRDASLPSIDHETRAVSYLPLAHVYERTVGHYLMFAVGASVGYAESPDTLQDDFQAIKPTAATSVPRVYEKMYDAIREQAQESDLKARIFEWATDVSKEYQREERPGLGLKVKMKVADALVFSDVRDALGGELEILNSGGGTLSPDLCRLYHGMGLPIHEGYGLTETAPVVSTNPPEDVKVGTIGPPLPDVEVKIDTSVVPEGEFTDQIGEVGELLVRGPNVTSGYWNKPEKTEAAFTEIDGKRWFRTGDIVQQRPDDYLVFRERAKQLLVLSTGKNVAPAPIEDAFASSEVVEQCLVVGDGRKFVGALLVPNIEGLRKWADREGVDLPAADALADDERVRERIQQEVDEVNENFEPHERIKKFRLVGQEFTEDNDLMTPTMKKKRRNILARFDEQVADIYDADEPSDTEPAPAE
- a CDS encoding cation:proton antiporter domain-containing protein yields the protein MNVALGLQSLAPLQQSGGHSNIVIIIAAIIAVGIGAQVIADRFRVPSVLFLILAGIIMGPEGLDLIHFAPETLSAIVGISVAIIVFEGAFHLKLDKIRTAPSAAVNLVTIGALIAFLGTSAAVHFLLPAAWDISLLIGALLVATGPTVITPILEVVPVRDRVAAALEVEGIVNDVTAAILAIVVFKGVTAERLEDVQFVSLFFERLGAGLIVGGVVALVLWYLFEHVDLSRGSAPQHARLLTLAGAIVAFAGANTIAKEAGVAAAATAGILLGNADVPYEEQIEEFKGDMTLIVLSFVFIALAAQIEFSTLAVVGWRGLLVAVLVGVVIRPLLAWISTSGERFTRNERLFIGLVGPRGIIPASVATLFALELQTLAAETNTPELAAEADLLLGTVFLTILLTVVFQGGLARQIAEKLDVLPMRVLIVGGGRVGLALAERLEDRGENVVIVDDRKDSIETARERGFTVHQGDGTDSEVLEQSGADHAKTVIAATGNDDANLLVAQLASSKFDVERVLARVNEPSNVDAFEDLGVETVSSSLATAWAIDNMIERPALSDWMTKIGRSGDVQEIEVTAEDLTGRTIDDLDDEIPNGAIIALVSRNGDNRIPEPDFTLEYGDHITFIGRTEAVHNAIDRWHPHD